Within Sphingomonas piscis, the genomic segment CATCGGGCTCGGCACCATCCTGCTCCCAACCATCTCGCGCCTGCTGAGCAGCGGTGAGGAGGAGAAAGCGATGGACACGCAGAACCGTGGCATGGAGCTGGCGCTGTTCCTGACCTTGCCGGCAATGGTTGCGCTGATCGTCGCTGCCGAGCCGATCGTGCGCGGACTGTTCCAATATGGCGAGTTCGACGCCGAAGACGCGGTTCGCTGTTCCTGGGCGTTGGCAGGCTTCTCGATCGGCCTGCCTTCTTACGTCTTGGTGAAGATCCTGACGCCCGGCTTTTACGCCCGCCACGACACCAGAACTCCGGTCCGCTTCGCGACTATTTCGGTCGGGGTGAATATCGCCCTCAACCTCGCGCTCATTCCGCTCATCGGCCACGTCGGACCGCCCCTGGCGACTGCTCTATCCTCCACCGTGAACGTGGCGATGCTCTATTTTACCCTGCGCAAGCGCGGCTTCTTCGTTGCGGACCGCCAGCTCAAGCGCCGCCTTCCGCGCCTCGCGCTCGCGGCATTGCTCATGGGCGCGACCCTGTTCGCTTTCGACCGGCTGCTGGACCCGTGGCTCAATGCCGGCATGTGGATGCGCTACCTTGCCCTCCTCGTGCTGGTTGGTGCCGGGGTTACCGTCTACGGCGTCGCTTGCTTCTTGACCCGGGCCTTCATGCTCGCCGATGTGCGGCTACTCTTGAACAGGCGATCACGATCAGCATGACGGCAAAGCGTGTAATTTCCGGCATTCAGCCGACTGGCGATCTTCATCTCGGTAACCTGCTTGGCGCGATCCTGCGCTGGGTACGGATGCAGGACGAGGCGGAGTGCCTCTACTTCCTTGCCGATCTCCATTCACTGTCCGAATATATGGACCCGCAGCTTCGCCGCTCGAGCGTCCGGGAAATGGCGGCCGCCCTGATCGCGAGCGGCATCGATCCCGACCGTTCCATCCTGTTCGCCCAAAGCGCCGTGCCCGCGCATTCGGAGCTGTGTTGGATCCTCAATGGCACGGCGCGCATGGGCTGGCTCAACCGCATGACCCAGTGGAAGGACAAGGCGGGCAAGAACCGGGAGGGCGCGTCCGTTGCCCTGTTTGACTATCCGGTGCTGCAGGCCGCCGATATCCTCCTCTATCAGGCGACGCACGTTCCCGTCGGCGAGGACCAGAAGCAGCATATCGAGCTGACCCGCAACATCGCGCTGAAGTTCAACACCGATTATGACACCGACCTGTTCGTGGTGCCCGAACCGTTCATCGGCGGCGGCACGGCGGCGCGTGTCATGAGCCTTCGGGACGGCACGGCCAAGATGTCCAAGTCCGACC encodes:
- the trpS gene encoding tryptophan--tRNA ligase produces the protein MTAKRVISGIQPTGDLHLGNLLGAILRWVRMQDEAECLYFLADLHSLSEYMDPQLRRSSVREMAAALIASGIDPDRSILFAQSAVPAHSELCWILNGTARMGWLNRMTQWKDKAGKNREGASVALFDYPVLQAADILLYQATHVPVGEDQKQHIELTRNIALKFNTDYDTDLFVVPEPFIGGGTAARVMSLRDGTAKMSKSDPSEQSRVHLTDSDETIAQKIRKAKTDPEPLPDDPALLDGRPEAKNLVGILAALSGESVDAILGRFAGQGFGTFKPVLADALIGLIAPIRGRLDELRRDPAELDNILAKGARRANDIGAPVLAKAKTALGLTA